One Aegilops tauschii subsp. strangulata cultivar AL8/78 chromosome 7, Aet v6.0, whole genome shotgun sequence genomic window carries:
- the LOC109748159 gene encoding uncharacterized protein: MKASIKFRDDDRPLMRAKVPIGVLGLPFQSGLSAGGDPRELRFDLSTAFASGPALRLSYRPNDPGLRFTISIRAGVGALGSPVRAPFSLAAEFNLLPANSGSPAFFLLLKPRLGDFSLSHTLRSSTSPPPRTVGEVSDGEGRDREDELSYKAFSLSGSGFAADVAVAGRSGSVGALLSGMRLTTRSVLPLWGRASMRFNWGIRAPPELQAAFADDRKDARVPVCKMPLLVINKISIEQAPRSDKKKDSKADVSPPAIAATDASDGEGFSLMRRQLEAMNTESWMLRRAVEELRTEIGRGRATSVAAVGRPPPELHHGFSVKPDRRGGGKEPAAENAAMPAPDEVGEELKRALEARRR, encoded by the coding sequence ATGAAGGCGTCTATCAAGTTCCGCGACGACGACCGGCCGCTGATGCGGGCCAAGGTGCCGATCGGCGTGCTCGGGCTGCCGTTCCAGTCCGGCCTCTCCGCCGGCGGCGATCCCCGGGAGCTCCGCTTCGATCTCTCCACCGCTTTCGCCTCCGGGCCAGCTCTCCGCTTATCGTATCGCCCCAACGACCCTGGTCTCCGCTTCACCATCTCCATCCGCGCCGGTGTAGGAGCCCTCGGCTCCCCTGTCCGCGCCCCCTTCTCCCTCGCCGCCGAGTTCAACCTCCTCCCTGCCAACTCCGGATCTCctgccttcttcctcctcctcaagcCCCGCCTCGGCGATTTCTCACTTTCCCACACGCTCCGGTCGTCCACTTCTCCTCCGCCCCGTACGGTCGGGGAGGTCTCCGACGGCGAAGGCCGGGACCGCGAGGACGAGCTGAGCTACAAGGCGTTCTCGTTGAGCGGGAGTGGGTTCGCGGCGGACGTTGCCGTGGCGGGGAGGAGCGGCAGCGTCGGCGCGCTGCTGTCCGGGATGCGGTTGACCACGAGGAGCGTGCTCCCGCTCTGGGGCAGGGCGAGCATGCGGTTCAACTGGGGGATCCGCGCGCCACCGGAGCTGCAGGCGGCGTTCGCCGACGACCGCAAGGACGCGCGCGTGCCCGTCTGCAAGATGCCGCTGCTGGTCATCAACAAGATCTCCATCGAGCAGGCGCCACGCTCCGACAAGAAAAAGGACAGCAAAGCAGATGTCTCGCCGCCTGCCATCGCCGCCACCGACGCGTCGGATGGCGAGGGGTTCTCGCTGATGAGGCGGCAACTGGAGGCGATGAACACGGAGAGCTGGATGCTCCGCCGCGCTGTGGAGGAGCTGCGCACCGAGATCGGGCGCGGCAGGGCCACGTCCGTGGCAGCGGTAGGGAGGCCGCCGCCAGAGCTGCATCACGGGTTCTCGGTGAAGCCGGATCGTCGGGGCGGTGGGAAGGAGCCAGCGGCGGAGAACGCAGCGATGCCAGCGCCGGACGAGGTGGGCGAGGAGTTGAAGAGGGCACTGGAGGCGCGCCGGAGATGA